One segment of Ricinus communis isolate WT05 ecotype wild-type chromosome 8, ASM1957865v1, whole genome shotgun sequence DNA contains the following:
- the LOC8284655 gene encoding formin-like protein 14 → METRLSTLIFVILGLVCNFLAFLVESQSQNVPASAAFLIVQPPPPPPPPSPPPPSPPPPSPPPPPPPPPPSPSPPPPTSPPSSLLSPPPPSPPPPASSSSPPPPPPPPPSSPPPSPPPPPTPSYTSNTSPPLRPSLRGPSSNGSRNSHGSWTRHNRPPPKNSNHSMNTGKKIGLLFVGIAAILQIGVIGFLVFKRKQLLRVQHRYENCAS, encoded by the coding sequence ATGGAAACACGGTTATCAACTTTGATCTTTGTGATTTTAGGGCTTGTATGCAACTTTCTTGCTTTTCTTGTTGAGTCTCAATCACAAAATGTTCCCGCTTCAGCAGCATTTTTAATCGTACAGCCGCCGCCGCCTCCTCCTCCACCATCTCCTCCCCCACCCTCACCGCCGCCACCttctccaccaccaccaccaccaccaccgcctccatcaccatcaccaccaccaccaacaTCACCACCGAGCTCATTATTATCCCCGCCACCTCCATCTCCTCCACCACCAGCATCGTCGtcatcaccaccaccaccaccaccaccaccaccatcatCGCCACCGCCATcgccaccaccaccaccaactCCATCTTATACAAGCAACACATCACCCCCACTAAGGCCTTCATTAAGAGGACCATCTTCAAATGGGAGCAGAAATAGCCACGGAAGCTGGACGAGGCATAATCGACCGCCACCAAAGAATAGTAATCATTCAATGAATACAGGGAAAAAGATTGGATTATTGTTCGTGGGTATTGCTGCTATTTTACAGATTGGTGTTATTGGGTTTTTGGTATTTAAAAGAAAGCAGCTTTTGAGGGTCCAACATAGATATGAAAATTGCGCTTCTTGA